The DNA sequence CGGATTGCCTGAGCTTTACCGTGAAGATATAAAGAATGCAAGGCTGATTGCAAATCCGGGATGTTATCCTACCTGCTCAATACTTTCATTAAATCCACTGCTAAAGCATAAATTGATAGATGAAAACAGCATCATAATAGATGCCAAGTCAGGAACTTCAGGTGCAGGAAGAAGTGCAAAGATTGATAATCTTTTTTGCGAAGTTAATGAGAATATGAAAGCATATGGTATAGCAAGTCACAGACATACTCCGGAGATAGAAGAACAACTGAGTAAAGTTGCGAATGTGCCGATAGTACTCAGTTTTACACCACATCTGGTTCCTATGATGAGAGGAATTTTGGTAACTGCATATGCTTCACTAAAGCCTTATGTAAGTAAGGAAGATGTAAAAAAAGCTTATGAGTCTGAGTATTCAAATGAGAAGTTTATAAGGCTTCTTAGAAAAAATGAAAATGCGGAGACTAGATTTGTAAAGGGAAGCAATTTTGTGGATATAGGCTATGTAATAGATAAGAGGACAAACAGGATAGTAGTGACCGGTGCTATTGACAATCTTATAAAGGGTGCTGCGGGTCAGGCTATGCAGAATATGAATTTAATGTTTGGAATTGAAGAAGAATGTGGATTAAAAAATTTACCGATATCAATATGATGAAGAAAGA is a window from the Lachnoanaerobaculum umeaense genome containing:
- the argC gene encoding N-acetyl-gamma-glutamyl-phosphate reductase; the protein is MIKAGIVGATGYAGAELARLLLQRNDCEIVGYGSKSFVGETYSGVFRNMYKYADISCVNDNIVELSKKVDVIFTATPQGFLAENINDEVLANSKVIDLSADFRIKDVDVYEKWYKLEHKSKNLIERAVYGLPELYREDIKNARLIANPGCYPTCSILSLNPLLKHKLIDENSIIIDAKSGTSGAGRSAKIDNLFCEVNENMKAYGIASHRHTPEIEEQLSKVANVPIVLSFTPHLVPMMRGILVTAYASLKPYVSKEDVKKAYESEYSNEKFIRLLRKNENAETRFVKGSNFVDIGYVIDKRTNRIVVTGAIDNLIKGAAGQAMQNMNLMFGIEEECGLKNLPISI